The DNA segment AACAACATTTGAAAATAGTTTACTTTGATCAATAAAATCATAAAGCTTTTGAGCCTTAGCGATATTCTGTTTTTCAACTTCTCCTACGCCACCTAAGGCTAATAAATGTTTAAACACTAATGAACAGAGATACCACGCAAAAGTCGGTGGCGTATTAATCATTGAATCCGCTTTTTGTTGAACCGCATAATCCCAAACTTGTGGAGTGTTTGGCATTGCTGTGCTAATCAAATCATTGCGAATAATCACAATGGTAATGCCTGATGGACCTAAATTCTTTTGCGCCCCTGCATAAATCACCCCAAATTTAGAAATATCAATTTGACGGGAAAGAATAGTAGAAGACATATCTGCCACTAACACGCCATTCCCTACTTTTGGTACGTCAAAAATTTCTACACCACTGATAGTTTCATTCGGGCAATAATGTACATAGTCATACTGCTCTGCCACATTTTCAAAATCTAACTCTGTTACCGCTGTTTTTTCACTTTGAGGATCTAAGATATCAACTTCTGTGACTTGGGTATATTTACGCCCTTCTGCTGCTGCCATTTTCGACCAATGACCACTTGTTAAATATAATGCCTTACCTTTCTTGGTTAAATTCATCGGAATAGCCGAGAACTGCCCTTTTGCACCACCTTGTAAAAAAAGAATTGAGTAATTATCAGGAATACCATATAAGGCTCTTAAATCTTTATCAGACTGCTCTGCCAACTCCATAAAAGGTTTCCCTCGATGGCTCACTTCCATTACCGAAACCCCTAAATTATTCCAATTCATCAACTCTTGCTGTGCTTGTTGTAAAACCGCTTGAGGGATCATTGCAGGACCTGCACTAAAATTATAAACTTGTGCCATATTTGCTCTCTTTATTTTCTATAAATGTTTTGTTATAAAAGATAGTCTATTTTTATCATCTTAGACTGGGATAATCAATGCCTTTTTGAGTTTATTACAGAGCAAGTTTAGGGCAACCGCAAACTTTTACCTATTGATTTTAGAAATTATTATGTGAAGGAATAAAAAATATCTGGCATTGAATTAAGTACGGATAAAACTAGGACGTCATACCCCGTAT comes from the Pasteurella atlantica genome and includes:
- the serC gene encoding 3-phosphoserine/phosphohydroxythreonine transaminase, whose protein sequence is MAQVYNFSAGPAMIPQAVLQQAQQELMNWNNLGVSVMEVSHRGKPFMELAEQSDKDLRALYGIPDNYSILFLQGGAKGQFSAIPMNLTKKGKALYLTSGHWSKMAAAEGRKYTQVTEVDILDPQSEKTAVTELDFENVAEQYDYVHYCPNETISGVEIFDVPKVGNGVLVADMSSTILSRQIDISKFGVIYAGAQKNLGPSGITIVIIRNDLISTAMPNTPQVWDYAVQQKADSMINTPPTFAWYLCSLVFKHLLALGGVGEVEKQNIAKAQKLYDFIDQSKLFSNVVSPQNRSRMNVTFVTGNPELDTKFVAEALENNLQALKGHKVLGGMRASIYNAMPIEGVDALISFMKEFEERYS